From Malus sylvestris chromosome 1, drMalSylv7.2, whole genome shotgun sequence:
GGAGTTATGGCAACCCCTTTCTTGCTTTCTAAGGACAAAATCGAACTCCAGTTCGCGACAAACCACGTAGGTATGTTGCATTTGTTAGACCGTAAATCTGACTGCGAATGTATTGTGAGTTTTAAGCTGTCCTAATTCGCTGAAcgttttgtgattttgcaggtCATTTTCTTTTGACAAACCTTTTGTTGGGTAATATGAAGAAAACAGCACGCAAAAGCAGCAAGCAAGGGAGAATTGTAAATGTGTCCTCAGAAGCTCACCGCTATCCATATCCTGAAGGAATTCGTTTTGATAAGATTAACGACCAAGCAGGGTAACATTGAGACAATCCTTGTCTTTCGAGATTGTATATTTGTGCGCTGCGTTTCCCTTTTTCTTCGCAGCATACGCTGAATGGAGAGTTCAATATAAGTTTAATCTGAGTTTGTGACTGCCTATCTGCAGGTACAGAAGCTATCTTGCATATGGCCAATCAAAGCTTGCTAACATTTTGCATGCTAACGAGCTTGCAAGACGTTTAAAGGTGTATCATCTTCTCCCAGGACCTGAGTAAAATGAATTCGACAATAGTTCAATGATATCGGAGTTGATGAATGGCCTCTTGAAATCGCATTGCAAACTTTCAAGCAATTTTCATACGATTAATATCATACTTCTTTCTCTAATCCATGAACGCTGTTAtttgtgattgtttcttcaacaCAGGAAGAAGGGGCAGATATAACAGCAAACTCACTTCACCCTGGTGTAATTGCTACCAATCTTTTCCGTTATAACAGCGCTATTAACGGTAATCCCTTCACTAAATGTGAGTTTAAAGCTGATGTTCGGATACATTTCACGCTGTAGAAGGCAAGTATGTGCTTAGTTTCAGATGTTTGGTCTTCTGGTTTGGTGCAGGGCTTGTTAACGGGATTGGTAGAGCTTTGCTTAAAAATGTTCAGCAGGTAAGTTACCTCTGGTTGAACTTGCAGGGCAAATAAATGACAGTGAAACTAAATCGAAGTGTGATGAATCTCAAAAACTCTCCTTCAAATGTAGAATCCCGTTGTTTATAAACTTTGTCGATTGCAGGGAGCAGCAACGACGTGCTACCTGGCACTGCATCCGCAAGTCAAGGGGGTGACCGGCGAATATTTTGCCGATAGTAACCTATCCAAGACAACGCAGCATGGGCAGGACGTCGAGATGGGAAAGAAGCTATGGGATTTCACCATGAATTTGActaaatgagagagagagagagagagagagagccccTTTGAGGCTGAAAAGTTTACAAAGTGAATGATAGTCTCCAATAATGTTGTAAATCAAAAGTTGAAGAGTATTGCTTGAAGGTGAATAAACTCCCTTTCTGCTTGAAACCTTGTGGTTTTGATTCGAGAATGCTTTTTGTTTGATATATTTGTATCAAGTTCAGAAATTtcatattgaaaacaaaaatccCGTCGTTCAGGAAGAATTGCTCAGATACCGGTAAGTGAGGCTTTTTTAGGTCGTGTTATAAATCCACTGGCTCAACCTATTGATGGTCGGGGTGAAATTTCATCTGCTGAATCTCGATTAATTAAGTCTCCCGCTCCCGGAAGGACGGATGACAAATTCAAGACATTCGTTACGAAAAGACCCGAAAAATTGAAGAGGGATAAGAGAGAACCGAGCAGTTAGATTTCTTCATTTCAGTTGAGTGATGATGTACAGTGCATACATGATGACGATACAACAAAACAGGTAGTACAAGACAGAATTATACAATGTTACACATGAGCCCACAATAAATCAGTGCAGAAAACAGAACGTGCAGGCTTCAAAAATCTCCGGCTGACTATTCCGTTAACAAGTCCGGTCCCCGGCTAGTCGCCAATCTTCTGTACAGCAGTTTCAGACCCAAAAAATTGTTCCAAAGCTAAATAGTATTTGCCTCTTAGCCTTTCTTTTCTCTATATGAACATCTCAGAAAATATACAAATTCTTGCTGCCTTGAGTTTCTTCCTTACCAGGGGAACTGCAATGGATCGGACCATCAGAAGCCATCCTCGTCGACCAAAATCAAGCATATTTCATAGCTCCAATCAGTCATGCACTCAAACTTCCTACAAGTCTAAACCGCATCACGTTCTATGTACTACAAGAGTGTTATGTTGTCAGGATGTGAGCTCGATATGCATAATTCCG
This genomic window contains:
- the LOC126616315 gene encoding short-chain dehydrogenase TIC 32, chloroplastic-like isoform X1, yielding MWFFRGKGPSGFSSSSTAEEVTQGVDATGLTAIVTGASSGIGTETARVLALRGAHVVMAVRNVAAGKDVREAIVKQIPTAKVDAMELDLTSLSSVRKFASDFNSSGLPLNILINNAGVMATPFLLSKDKIELQFATNHVGHFLLTNLLLGNMKKTARKSSKQGRIVNVSSEAHRYPYPEGIRFDKINDQAGYRSYLAYGQSKLANILHANELARRLKEEGADITANSLHPGVIATNLFRYNSAINGNPFTKWLVNGIGRALLKNVQQGAATTCYLALHPQVKGVTGEYFADSNLSKTTQHGQDVEMGKKLWDFTMNLTK
- the LOC126616315 gene encoding short-chain dehydrogenase TIC 32, chloroplastic-like isoform X2, whose amino-acid sequence is MWFFRGKGPSGFSSSSTAEEVTQGVDATGLTAIVTGASSGIGTETARVLALRGAHVVMAVRNVAAGKDVREAIVKQIPTAKVDAMELDLTSLSSVRKFASDFNSSGLPLNILINNAGVMATPFLLSKDKIELQFATNHVGHFLLTNLLLGNMKKTARKSSKQGRIVNVSSEAHRYPYPEGIRFDKINDQAGYRSYLAYGQSKLANILHANELARRLKEEGADITANSLHPGVIATNLFRYNSAINGLVNGIGRALLKNVQQGAATTCYLALHPQVKGVTGEYFADSNLSKTTQHGQDVEMGKKLWDFTMNLTK